One genomic window of Marinobacter gudaonensis includes the following:
- a CDS encoding pilus assembly protein, translating to MSQLKRKLCYFFFGVAIVLPVQGYAAPGVLANQPLYLAGGRGVPGNLVLTPSVEFPTIQSLANLGSYTAERRFEGYFDPQKCYLYNYDADASKRHFKPSSVSTSATCSGAGEWSGNFLNWATTQTIDPFRKVLTGGYRYLDTTTETWLEKARHPGQSGLAVREISGSTVVAGATPFTANRVRVRIQGLGVEMRFSVGDTDVNNNPVKYNPTATFSAANAQEAHVRVKVCDSSVGLEANCVQYASAWKPEGLLQKNSETLRYSVFGYLNDDSNSRDGGVLRAQQKFIGPEQFLPSTGLTSNPNAEWDARTGVLVTNPDPTAASNTPGTVVNSGVINYINKFGQLNSNNHKSLDPVSELYYAATRYLKGLGSVSAYSSLNGLDAATTNKYTDGFPVITDWVDPVQYECQPAAILGIGDVNTHDDKNLPGNESTNYRDDEPNMPSEVRQDDTVNVITMTNRVGIIEGLGNSLGETNSFTGRQNSAYIAGLAFDNLVNDMRPNDDGKQTATTHWVDVLENQVLQPPASNQYYLAAKYGGFDVPDDFDPATRTEALPEEWWHTNGETVSLGGTSFKRPDNYYIAGQADRMIASLEKAFESIVAEAVGSSTGVTFNTATLETDTLLFGARFDSANWTGDLFATGLTENQSGPPTIDETETWEAGSVLDARDLSQDARQIITYNGANGLAFNWTNWGSLTTRQQNDLKYDGGAGSLTLAENRISYLRGSPITGMRTRASLLGDIINSTPVYVAEPDLGWPTGVPFGTATDTYANYRSEQRNRTPVVYVGANDGMLHAFRGSDGRELFGYIPEFIFSDQADAGLHYLTQQAYQHRYYVDLTPVVSDVYTQGAGGTADDWRTIVIGGARTGGKGVFALDVTNPANFSELNASSLVMWEFSSADDSRMGYIIEPPTVSLVQWGNNDYRWTAFVPNGYNSTSASTGLFMLDIEGGLDGDWTDSGDYRYIQFDAAADATGLSSVRQVDLNGDRIVDRVYAGDLKGNIWVAADTGNGSWASAYRQGSTPKPLFTAVRSGVVQPITAAPMVVRNPNDNENNPDPDVMVLFGTGQYLTQDDTVSEDVQSFYGVLDQGTSELDRSDLIGRTITDSVITVENEVFDVRSSSGEDFDTQNGWYADFTTETGERIVQPPQVRGDYVFVNSTIPSSNPCDVGGSGWLMAFGLDGQTPDRAVWPKLGAPYVGFKTKGGLPNKTGFLGDYALIPRSDSEILSEEVDVGSTSENTGRMSWQELYD from the coding sequence ATGAGTCAGCTCAAACGAAAGCTTTGTTATTTCTTCTTCGGCGTTGCCATCGTGCTTCCTGTCCAGGGCTATGCGGCACCGGGCGTGCTGGCGAATCAGCCGCTGTATCTGGCTGGCGGCCGGGGGGTTCCCGGCAACCTGGTGTTGACCCCCTCCGTGGAGTTTCCGACGATCCAGAGTCTGGCCAACCTTGGCTCCTACACAGCCGAGCGTCGGTTCGAAGGCTACTTTGATCCCCAGAAGTGTTATCTCTACAACTACGACGCCGATGCCTCAAAGCGACATTTCAAGCCCTCCAGCGTGTCGACTTCGGCAACCTGCAGTGGTGCCGGGGAATGGAGTGGTAACTTTCTGAACTGGGCCACGACCCAGACCATCGACCCCTTCCGCAAGGTCCTCACTGGTGGCTACCGGTATCTGGATACCACCACGGAAACCTGGCTGGAAAAGGCTCGCCATCCGGGCCAAAGTGGCCTCGCAGTGCGGGAGATCAGCGGTTCCACGGTTGTTGCGGGTGCAACCCCGTTCACGGCCAATCGCGTTCGAGTGAGGATTCAGGGCCTGGGCGTTGAAATGCGCTTCAGCGTAGGTGACACCGACGTGAACAACAATCCGGTGAAATACAATCCTACGGCGACGTTCTCGGCGGCCAACGCCCAGGAAGCCCATGTTCGAGTCAAGGTCTGCGATTCAAGCGTAGGATTGGAGGCCAACTGCGTTCAGTACGCCAGCGCCTGGAAACCCGAGGGGCTTTTACAGAAAAACTCGGAGACCTTGCGATACAGCGTATTCGGTTATCTGAACGACGACAGCAACAGCCGGGATGGCGGTGTTCTGAGAGCCCAGCAAAAATTTATTGGCCCGGAGCAGTTCCTGCCCTCCACCGGATTAACGAGCAATCCGAACGCGGAATGGGATGCGAGGACTGGTGTTCTGGTTACCAATCCTGATCCAACGGCTGCCTCGAATACGCCCGGAACGGTCGTGAATAGTGGTGTTATCAACTACATCAACAAATTCGGGCAACTGAATAGCAACAACCACAAGTCGCTGGACCCGGTGAGTGAGCTTTATTACGCGGCAACACGCTATCTGAAAGGGCTTGGTTCTGTCAGTGCCTACTCAAGCCTGAACGGCCTGGATGCAGCCACCACGAACAAATACACGGACGGATTCCCGGTGATTACTGACTGGGTCGACCCTGTTCAGTACGAGTGTCAGCCGGCTGCGATCCTGGGCATCGGTGATGTAAACACCCACGACGACAAGAACCTGCCCGGTAACGAGTCGACAAATTATCGGGATGACGAACCGAACATGCCCAGTGAAGTTCGTCAGGACGATACTGTGAATGTGATTACCATGACTAACCGTGTGGGTATCATCGAAGGCCTTGGCAATAGCCTGGGTGAGACCAACTCGTTTACTGGTCGCCAGAACTCCGCCTACATTGCGGGTCTGGCATTCGATAACCTCGTTAACGATATGCGGCCGAACGATGATGGTAAGCAGACTGCGACCACTCATTGGGTCGACGTTCTGGAAAACCAGGTTTTGCAGCCACCGGCCAGCAACCAGTATTACCTGGCGGCCAAGTACGGTGGCTTCGACGTTCCGGACGATTTTGATCCGGCAACGCGGACAGAGGCGCTCCCAGAGGAATGGTGGCACACCAACGGCGAAACCGTTTCCCTGGGCGGTACCAGCTTCAAGCGACCGGACAACTATTACATTGCCGGCCAGGCAGATCGAATGATCGCCAGCCTCGAAAAGGCCTTTGAGAGCATCGTTGCGGAAGCCGTTGGTAGCTCCACGGGCGTGACCTTCAACACGGCCACGCTCGAGACCGATACACTCCTGTTCGGTGCCCGGTTTGACTCGGCGAATTGGACTGGCGATCTGTTCGCCACGGGGCTGACCGAGAACCAGTCAGGACCGCCTACTATCGACGAGACCGAAACCTGGGAAGCCGGCAGCGTTCTGGACGCCCGGGACCTGTCGCAGGATGCGCGCCAGATCATTACCTACAACGGCGCCAACGGCCTGGCCTTCAACTGGACCAACTGGGGCAGCCTGACAACCCGCCAGCAGAACGACCTGAAGTACGACGGCGGAGCCGGTAGCCTAACTCTTGCGGAGAATCGCATCTCCTATCTCCGGGGCAGTCCGATTACCGGAATGAGGACCAGGGCCAGTCTGCTGGGCGACATTATCAATTCCACCCCGGTTTACGTGGCAGAGCCCGACCTCGGCTGGCCTACAGGCGTGCCGTTCGGTACGGCTACCGATACCTATGCCAATTACAGAAGCGAGCAGCGTAACCGCACCCCAGTGGTCTATGTGGGTGCCAACGATGGCATGCTGCATGCGTTCCGGGGCAGTGACGGTAGAGAGCTCTTTGGTTACATCCCGGAGTTTATCTTCTCTGACCAGGCAGACGCGGGTCTTCACTACCTGACGCAGCAGGCCTACCAGCACCGTTACTATGTGGATCTAACGCCGGTGGTTTCGGATGTCTACACGCAGGGCGCTGGTGGTACCGCAGACGACTGGCGGACCATCGTGATTGGTGGTGCCCGGACCGGTGGCAAGGGGGTCTTCGCCCTGGATGTTACCAATCCCGCCAATTTCTCCGAGCTGAACGCTTCGAGTCTGGTGATGTGGGAGTTCAGCAGCGCTGACGACAGCCGCATGGGCTACATCATTGAACCCCCGACCGTGTCGCTGGTTCAGTGGGGTAACAACGACTACCGCTGGACGGCCTTCGTACCCAACGGCTACAACTCAACAAGCGCGTCTACCGGGCTGTTTATGCTCGACATTGAGGGTGGCCTGGACGGGGACTGGACGGACTCAGGAGACTACCGTTACATACAGTTTGATGCAGCGGCGGACGCCACCGGCTTGTCTTCCGTGCGGCAGGTAGACCTGAATGGTGACCGGATTGTCGACCGCGTTTATGCCGGTGACCTCAAAGGCAATATCTGGGTGGCCGCCGACACAGGGAATGGAAGCTGGGCATCCGCCTATCGCCAGGGCAGTACTCCCAAACCGCTGTTCACGGCGGTGCGCTCTGGTGTTGTACAGCCTATAACTGCCGCACCCATGGTAGTCCGGAACCCCAACGATAACGAAAACAATCCGGACCCGGATGTCATGGTCCTCTTTGGGACTGGGCAATATCTGACTCAGGACGACACGGTGAGTGAAGATGTCCAGTCGTTCTATGGTGTGCTGGACCAGGGCACGTCTGAGCTCGACCGATCCGATCTGATTGGTCGGACAATTACCGACTCCGTCATTACCGTGGAAAACGAGGTGTTCGACGTTCGCTCTTCCTCCGGCGAAGATTTCGATACCCAGAATGGTTGGTATGCCGATTTTACAACCGAAACCGGCGAACGGATTGTTCAGCCTCCCCAGGTGCGAGGTGACTATGTATTCGTGAACTCCACCATTCCCTCGAGCAATCCCTGCGACGTGGGTGGCAGCGGCTGGCTGATGGCGTTTGGCCTTGATGGCCAGACTCCGGATCGTGCCGTCTGGCCGAAACTTGGCGCACCCTATGTTGGCTTCAAGACCAAGGGTGGACTGCCCAACAAAACCGGCTTCCTGGGTGACTACGCGCTCATTCCGCGGTCCGACAGTGAAATCCTTTCGGAAGAGGTGGATGTTGGCAGCACCTCCGAGAATACGGGGCGGATGAGCTGGCAGGAACTCTACGATTGA